The following are encoded in a window of Ranitomeya variabilis isolate aRanVar5 chromosome 8, aRanVar5.hap1, whole genome shotgun sequence genomic DNA:
- the TWF2 gene encoding twinfilin-2, whose amino-acid sequence MAHQTGIHATPELKDFFAKARNGSIRLIKVVIEDEQLVLGAHKELRKSWDHDYDALILPLLDDGQPCYVLYRLDSQNAQGYEWLFLSWSPDHSPVRLKMLYAATRATVKKEFGGGHIKDELFGTIKEDITLSGYQRHVSLCAAPAPLTAAERELREIKINEVKTEISVESKQQTLQGLSFPLRPEAVEAVQLLKQRKINYIQLKLDQEKETIDLVHTKHTDIQELPARIPKDTARYHLFLYKHSHEGDYLESVVFIYSMPGYKCSIKERMLYSSCKNRLLESVEQDFQLEIAKKIEIEDGAELTPEFLYDEVHPKQHAFKQAFAKPKGPAGKRGQKRLIKGPGENGEDS is encoded by the exons ATGGCGCACCAGACTGGGATCCACG CTACTCCGGAACTGAAGGATTTCTTCGCAAAAGCTCGAAATGGATCCATCCGGCTGATCAAAGTGGTCATCGAAGATG AGCAGCTCGTTCTGGGGGCGCACAAGGAGCTGCGGAAGAGCTGGGACCACGACTACGACGCCCTCATCCTCCCGCTCCTGGACGACGGTCAGCCGTGTTACGTCCTGTACCGCCTGGACAGCCAGAACGCGCAGGGCTACGAGTGGCTCTTCCTGTCGTGGTCACCTGATCACTCGCCG GTGCGGCTGAAGATGTTGTACGCGGCCACCAGGGCGACTGTGAAGAAAGAGTTTGGCGGCGGACACATAAAGGACGAACTGTTCGGCACCATAAAG GAAGACATCACGCTCAGCGGATACCAGAGACACGTGTCGTTGTGTGCTGCCCCCGCGCCGCTCACCGCCGCCGAGAGGGAACTGCGGGAAATCAAGATCAATGAG GTGAAGACGGAGATCAGCGTGGAGAGTAAGCAGcagacgctgcagggattgtccttCCCTCTGAGGCCGGAGGCCGTGGAGGCCGTTCAGCTCCTGAAGCAGAGGAAGATCAACTACATCCAGCTG AAACTAGATCAAGAAAAGGAGACAATCGATCTGGTCCATACGAAGCACACGGACATCCAGGAGCTGCCGGCGCGGATCCCCAAGGACACCGCACGCTACCACCTCTTCCTGTATAAACACTCCCATGAGGGGGATTACCTGGAGTCTGTAG TTTTTATTTACTCCATGCCGGGCTATAAGTGCAGTATAAAGGAGCGCATGTTGTACTCCAGCTGTAAGAACCGACTTCTGGAATCTGTGGAGCAGGATTTTCagcttgaaattgcaaaaaag ATTGAAATAGAGGATGGTGCGGAGCTGACCCCCGAGTTTCTCTATGACGAGGTGCACCCCAAGCAGCACGCCTTCAAACAAGCTTTTGCCAAACCCAAAGGACCTGCGGGGAAACGAGGACAGAAGCGGCTGATTAAGGGGCCCGGCGAGAACGGCGAGGACAGTTAG